The nucleotide sequence TGCTTCCAAATTACAATTTACAGCTTTCAGCACTGCCGTAACCACCTTAATGTCTCCTAGAAGAATAATAAAAGTTCAGTAGACgttctttcaaaaatcgctCGTAAATTCGTTACCTTGTCTGGTAGCTCTGTGAAGTAAATTAGTTCGGCCATGTAGTCTAGTTTCAGGCGGAGGTAGATCTTTAGGGatgggatttttcaaagtaacaTTCAATCCACGATCAGACGTTTGGTAATATTCAATCAGCGTTTCCAGACCATGGGAGATGGTTTGTTCGtctgaaattagaaaatttaaaaatgttctttGTGCTTGAAAGATATCAATCAGCAAAGATTTGAAAATACTCACCGATGGAGAAAAATGCGTCATTTTGGTGTTTTCTAATTTGGAAATGAATAACTTCATCATTCGATAGCACCGACAGAACATAATCTCCTGACGACGAGTTGCTATCTCTAACCAAAAAAGTTCCATCGCCGTCATTGGATTCTGGAAAAATTCGTCGGAAATTACTTCAAAACACTGGGTTTATCGATGACATCACAAAGAATACGAAGTtgacgaattcaaaaaaatttactaactAATTTACCTAACTAAATCCTTGGTTAAGCTGctaaaaagtgaacaaatttataaatttattcgtGAAGTTTGGCATCTAAAAATCCCTAGGCATAGTAATGATAAGATATTTTACCTTTCAAGAGTTTCTCAGCGTCTTCTCGTGATAGTTTACCATGGTAAAAAGCGATACGACTGTCGTAATCCATGTTCACTTCATGCTCTGCTAAGCGAATAAATTAAAGGTTAGCTACCACTATTGAAAGTTTTatataataaattaattacttttaatttaatttcatggAACATGGAATTTCAACAAGTGAACAATACAACACCACCACGACAACACAAAACACAAcacaacacacacacaaaaacacAAATACGCACAGGgatgttcatttttaatttcaaatgtcTCGTTTTTGGGAAgcaaattaattcgaaattcgaatagtCTTTAAACACGAATGAAACAGAgaggtattttaaattttaatactaTGAAGCATTCTAATaacattttgttgatttttatttagtcaaaattgactaataaaaaagtcgcgaatcaattttttttcacgagcaATGAATATTGTGTCATGGCAAACACTgcgaaacacattttttttatcacaaaaacaTTGCGCGTTTTTAATGATAACGTAAAGGTGactcgaaattcgaaaattactttttcaaatgtttcattttaaattatacGCTCAGTAAtgcaaaaagtaaattttaaggCAAGATAATGAAGCTCCCCATTAgtataattttcagaaagaaaaactaCAGAAGTAAAGCTTTCCTAGCAGCGTTTAATTGCATCCATCACCAGCTCAAGTATTCCAGTTACCTTACTAAATCTGTATTTGTATCCGAAAGTAACGATATCTTCGCCAATCTTGCATTAGAAGATTGGTTCTATCAACATTATGACTTCACTCAGCATCAAGTTCTATTATTATGGCGAAATAGAAATTGTGTAGTTGTAGGAAGACATCAAAATCCATGGCTGGAAACTAACCTGAACTCCAACGACGATTTAATCGTTGCTAGAAGAAACAGCGGTGGAGGAACTGTGTATCATGATATGGATAACTTGAATTTAACCTTTTTTACTCCTCGGGATTTGTACGATAGAAGACATAACTTGGAGATCATAACGAATAGTGTGAAGAAAGAATGGAGTCTCGATTGTGAGGTCAATTCGAGGGATGATATCGTTTATGAAGAGTTTAAGGTAGAAACCCCATGATCGTTTCATTCAGTGTATATTGTATTTGAAGATTCTGATCACATTATttatgtgtacaaaatttcagatttcagggACTGCTTCTAAATTGAGTAGAAAAAGTGCATATCACCATTGTACTTTACTAGTCGATGCGAATAAAAAACGAATGTCAGCAGCATTGCATAACTTTCAAGTACGTTGCACTCAATTTACGTATCATGGTTGGAATTCAAGTCATTTAGCTACAGTATTATGATGAGATTATTTTCGTTTGTAGAAAAATATCATCACCAATGCTACAAGAAGCACTCCAGCTCCAATCTTGAATTTGAGAGAATTGAATCCATCTATCACCATCGAAAGATTGATGACTGTTGTAGGTTTACAATATATGCGAACTATACCCTCTATCAATACCAAACAAATCGAAAGCGTGAAAGCAAAAGGATTTCGTTTTGTTTCTCCAGAAGAACGTTATTTTCCtggtatgtctatgtacttaatttaaatttcttGTTATTTTGAAACGTGGTGGgtgagttttgaaaatatctattTCGTAGGActggatgaaaaaattgaaaatttccaatcgtGGCAGTGGAGATTTGGTCGGACACCTAAATTCACTGTTAAAGCATCTTCATCGATGTCTGAGATTTTTGCGAAGAGTGTATCATCAGAACAAACAGAAATCGATATAGATGTTGAGGCTGGAATTGTGAAGAATATATCCGTAAATGTACCCCCATCATTTATTCCATTCGTGACGaacgatga is from Planococcus citri chromosome 1, ihPlaCitr1.1, whole genome shotgun sequence and encodes:
- the Lipt1 gene encoding lipoyl amidotransferase LIPT1, mitochondrial, encoding MKLPISIIFRKKNYRSKAFLAAFNCIHHQLKYSSYLTKSVFVSESNDIFANLALEDWFYQHYDFTQHQVLLLWRNRNCVVVGRHQNPWLETNLNSNDDLIVARRNSGGGTVYHDMDNLNLTFFTPRDLYDRRHNLEIITNSVKKEWSLDCEVNSRDDIVYEEFKISGTASKLSRKSAYHHCTLLVDANKKRMSAALHNFQKNIITNATRSTPAPILNLRELNPSITIERLMTVVGLQYMRTIPSINTKQIESVKAKGFRFVSPEERYFPGLDEKIENFQSWQWRFGRTPKFTVKASSSMSEIFAKSVSSEQTEIDIDVEAGIVKNISVNVPPSFIPFVTNDELKNVTMSYVERQYSDDLLSIVKEHVFQLFRNKVNDQRLSNVL